Proteins from a genomic interval of Papaver somniferum cultivar HN1 chromosome 4, ASM357369v1, whole genome shotgun sequence:
- the LOC113275316 gene encoding aspartic proteinase PCS1-like → MANLCYKPVLVVFFLFLSSLSVISTDQSSSQNSTDKPFQNHGETNSTKSSSSSSSSSLSKIISSTQSSSSKNTTSFKSKPVQNLGKNNSTSPSSSSSKNYLSFTLSLNKRSHASSATTKSSSTTLLPSLAASSSTGKQKVIKKNPFPYKSSFKYTMALVVSLPIGTPPQTQEMVLDTGSQLSWIKCNKKFPPPPKPKPKPNPSAAFDPSLSSSFSLLPCNHPLCKPRIPDFSLPTDCDQNLHCHYSYFYADGTLAEGNLVREKISLSSSQSTPPLILGCTRETRDSQGILGMNLGRLSFASQTKVTKFSYCVPPHHVPAKGPPSTGMFYLGDNPNSRGFQYVSLLTFGHAQSQRMPNLDAAAYTVGMVDVKIGGRKLNIPSSVFRPSPNGAGQTIIDSGSEYSYLVDEAYDTIKDEVLRLVGPGKWKKGYVYEGTLDLCFTDDVMKIGRSIGDMVFVFDKGVEIVVSSDRVLSDVGNGIGCLGIGRSAMLGIPSNIVGNFHQQNLWVEFDVVNRRVGFGKADCRTSV, encoded by the coding sequence ATGGCGAATCTCTGTTATAAACCAGTACTTGTTGTCTtctttctgtttctttcttctctATCAGTCATCTCAACTGATCAATCTTCATCACAGAATAGTACTGATAAACCCTTTCAAAACCATGGCGAAACCAATTCTaccaaatcttcttcttcttcttcttcttcttcattatcaaaAATTATCTCATCAACTCAATCATCGTCATCAAAAAATACTACTAGTTTTAAATCTAAACCCGTCCAAAACCTTGGCAAAAACAATTCTacatcaccatcttcttcttcgtcaaaaaATTATCTTTCTTTTACTCTATCTCTAAATAAACGATCTCATGCCTCTTCTGCAACAACAAAAAGTAGTAGTACTACTCTTCTACCCTCTCTAGCAGCTTCATCTTCTACAGGAAAGCAAAAAGTAATCAAGAAAAACCCATTTCCATACAAATCGTCATTTAAATACACAATGGCTTTAGTAGTTTCATTACCCATTGGAACACCACCACAAACTCAAGAAATGGTTCTCGATACAGGCAGTCAATTATCATGGATTAAATGTAACAAAAAATTCCCCCCaccaccaaaaccaaaaccaaaaccaaatcctTCTGCAGCTTTCGATccctcactttcttcttctttctcgttACTTCCTTGTAATCACCCCCTTTGCAAACCAAGAATCCCAGATTTTTCACTTCCAACTGATTGTGATCAAAATCTTCATTGCCACTACTCTTACTTCTACGCTGATGGGACATTAGCTGAAGGCAATCTGGTTCGTGAAAAAATCTCCCTTTCAAGTTCTCAATCGACACCTCCTTTGATCCTCGGTTGTACTCGTGAAACCAGAGATAGTCAAGGTATTCTTGGTATGAATTTAGGAAGGTTGTCATTTGCATCTCAGACTAAAGTTACTAAATTCTCCTACTGTGTTCCTCCTCATCACGTTCCGGCAAAAGGGCCGCCTTCCACCGGGATGTTCTATCTCGGCGACAACCCAAACTCCCGTGGGTTTCAGTATGTTAGCCTTTTGACTTTTGGTCATGCACAAAGTCAACGCATGCCGAATCTTGACGCTGCCGCTTACACCGTTGGAATGGTAGATGTGAAAATCGGTGGGAGAAAGCTTAACATTCCGAGTTCGGTGTTCCGACCGAGTCCAAATGGAGCGGGTCAAACGATCATTGATTCCGGGTCAGAATACAGTTATCTAGTGGATGAGGCGTACGATACGATTAAGGACGAGGTGTTAAGATTGGTGGGTCCCGGGAAATGGAAGAAAGGGTATGTTTACGAGGGCACGTTGGATTTGTGTTTTACTGATGACGTGATGAAAATCGGACGGTCAATAGGAGATATGGTATTTGTGTTTGATAAAGGAGTAGAGATTGTTGTGAGTAGTGATCGGGTGTTAAGTGATGTAGGTAATGGAATAGGTTGTTTAGGTATTGGACGGTCAGCTATGCTTGGTATTCCAAGTAATATTGTAGGGAACTTTCATCAGCAAAATCTATGGGTGGAATTCGATGTTGTTAATCGTAGAGTTGGATTTGGTAAAGCAGATTGTAGAACATCAGTTTAA